A region from the Ctenopharyngodon idella isolate HZGC_01 chromosome 13, HZGC01, whole genome shotgun sequence genome encodes:
- the LOC127525180 gene encoding CD276 antigen-like, producing the protein MLWLFLCFVDVLVASFEVIVTDKHLLAIRGHPAVLCCEFTPDPDLSSLVITWQRSEDSQVVHSFYYQQDQLDRQSPEFHNRTSLFITELGKGNASLRIATVRPKDAGFYLCIVSNAKGTGRALMKVTYGALYSEPRLSIHVNSSALTVQFETEGFPKPEVIWLGEHGQNLSYHLELHDQTEDGLYFIKSSYEAQKPAVNVTFTLKNHLLNQNLQRPVCLSYDKDITANQGTIALVLSVVCVFLVIVIIWLVRKRNKLRSNS; encoded by the exons ATGCTTTGGCTCTTTTTGTGTTTCGTGGATGTTCTTGTGG CCTCATTTGAAGTGATTGTCACTGATAAGCATCTGCTGGCAATCCGGGGTCATCCAGCTGTTCTGTGCTGTGAGTTCACACCTGATCCTGACCTCTCCAGCCTGGTGATTACCTGGCAACGATCGGAAGATTCACAGGTTGTCCACAGTTTCTATTATCAGCAGGACCAATTGGACAGACAGAGTCCAGAATTCCACAATCGAACGTCATTATTTATTACAGAGCTTGGTAAAGGAAATGCCTCATTAAGAATTGCAACAGTTAGACCGAAGGATGCAGGCTTCTACTTGTGCATAGTGAGCAATGCAAAGGGAACAGGAAGAGCCTTGATGAAAGTGACCTATGGAG CGCTTTACTCTGAGCCCAGGTTAAGCATCCATGTAAACTCTTCTGCATTGACAGTGCAGTTTGAGACAGAGGGATTCCCCAAACCTGAGGTGATCTGGCTGGGGGAACATGGCCAGAACCTCAGCTATCACCTGGAGCTCCACGACCAGACAGAAGATGGGCTTTATTTCATAAAGAGCAGCTATGAGGCCCAGAAGCCAGCagttaatgtcacatttacatTAAAGAACCACCTCCTGAACCAGAACCTTCAGAGACCCGTGTGCCTCAGCTATG ATAAGGACATAACTGCAAATCAAGGAACCATCGCACTTGTCCTGTCCgtggtttgtgtttttctggTCATTGTTATCATTTGGTTAGTGCGGAAGCGAAATAAGTTGAGATCAAACAGTTGA